A genomic segment from Leptolyngbya boryana PCC 6306 encodes:
- a CDS encoding ATP-dependent DNA helicase — MIEVEVHQQLRAFLREQGELYWSHHLTMARLVARALRIGRSALIQTGTPGDLQGRYRLSYLVPLLMWQEPVVLVVPEAIQQRILRVEIPRLRQWIEYPKPIQTGDRWPAPDYKGILITTPEAWLSDRLNSEGRFPTGIPTIIDGVDDLESWTRDLLTVQLDSADWEALMLACPAQADLIRDSRIQLIRAIFQHPANPYECYLIEQAERDILLELKFYLTETLPPNWAHFFEQLQQNDRLVWVTILRQAGQFSLHCTPVKIASFLEPIWTQQPTVLIGGALDLDTDAEIYRSNVGLDDDLTCLKFALDRQEDLIQLYQPEGIPLPNTPQFQGALLKELRSLLSLSASVQRLTVILVGDTPLRSQVGSILAAEFGSRVQVERTCLEENGILVTGWEFWREHQGVLPAPYVFAIATLPIPSLEHPLVAGRVAYYKQHRQDWFRLYLLPEALSELQRSIAPVRECQGFVAILDSRVLHRSYGAQVLTALSPFARISYLDSSLFNPVDE; from the coding sequence GTGATTGAGGTAGAAGTCCATCAACAACTCCGCGCCTTTCTCAGAGAACAAGGCGAATTGTACTGGTCGCACCATTTGACGATGGCGCGTCTGGTCGCGCGGGCGCTTCGGATTGGACGGAGTGCCTTGATTCAAACCGGGACACCGGGTGATCTTCAGGGACGGTATCGCCTCAGTTATCTTGTGCCCTTGCTGATGTGGCAAGAACCAGTGGTTCTGGTCGTGCCGGAAGCGATTCAGCAACGGATTTTAAGAGTCGAGATTCCCCGATTGCGGCAGTGGATTGAGTATCCCAAACCGATTCAAACGGGCGATCGCTGGCCGGCTCCCGATTACAAAGGCATTTTGATTACAACGCCTGAAGCTTGGTTGAGCGATCGCTTAAATTCCGAGGGCAGATTTCCGACTGGAATTCCGACAATTATTGACGGAGTGGATGATCTCGAATCTTGGACGCGCGATCTGTTAACCGTGCAACTCGATTCAGCCGATTGGGAAGCGCTGATGCTGGCTTGTCCAGCGCAAGCCGATTTGATTCGAGATTCTCGGATTCAACTGATTCGAGCAATTTTTCAACATCCTGCTAATCCTTACGAATGCTATTTGATTGAGCAAGCTGAACGCGATATTTTACTCGAACTCAAATTTTACTTAACTGAGACATTGCCGCCAAATTGGGCGCATTTTTTTGAGCAGTTACAGCAAAACGATCGCTTAGTTTGGGTGACGATTTTACGGCAAGCTGGACAGTTTTCGCTGCATTGCACTCCGGTGAAGATTGCTTCGTTTCTAGAGCCGATTTGGACACAGCAGCCGACGGTTCTGATCGGGGGCGCGTTGGATCTCGATACAGATGCAGAGATTTATCGATCAAATGTGGGCTTAGATGACGATTTGACCTGTTTGAAATTCGCCCTCGATCGCCAAGAAGATCTGATTCAGCTTTATCAGCCCGAAGGAATTCCGCTGCCTAATACGCCTCAGTTTCAAGGAGCGTTGCTGAAAGAATTGCGATCGTTGCTGAGTCTGTCCGCCTCGGTTCAGCGATTAACCGTGATTTTGGTCGGGGATACGCCGCTGCGATCGCAAGTGGGATCAATTTTGGCGGCTGAGTTTGGGTCGAGAGTGCAAGTTGAGCGCACATGTTTGGAAGAAAACGGGATTTTAGTCACAGGTTGGGAGTTTTGGCGAGAGCATCAGGGAGTTTTGCCTGCACCATATGTGTTCGCGATCGCGACTTTACCGATTCCTTCGCTCGAACATCCGCTGGTTGCAGGTCGCGTTGCCTATTACAAACAGCATCGTCAAGATTGGTTTCGGCTGTATCTCCTACCAGAAGCGCTAAGTGAGCTACAGCGATCGATTGCTCCGGTGCGAGAATGTCAAGGGTTTGTCGCAATCTTAGATAGCCGCGTTTTACACCGAAGCTATGGTGCTCAAGTTTTGACCGCACTCAGCCCATTTGCGCGGATTTCTTATTTGGATTCGAGCTTGTTCAACCCTGTAGACGAATAA
- a CDS encoding MASE1 domain-containing protein, whose product MNSIAAPKPSAFIYRLVGTALVYYITAKLGQYLAIPPGFITPVYAPSGIAVAVLLCWGDQLAVGIWIAALIAAAWPLWVNTGNGAMSMVSGLGIATGSVLQALVGAWLLRRWVGADLLFQKAQNVFKFAGIELFSCMISPTLGAGTMLLCGLISPNNFLNSWITFWLGDYIGVLVIAPLLILMWLDRIATWQWLGQTFKSAQKNALDIASIARLLVHPDHSPETSRQFKQLREVGIWLVLISIVGIIAFGMAYPIEYMVVPLLVWAALRFGQRFTNYSILLVAGLALAGTIHGTSSFNRSTLNETLLLLQAFIGAITLMMLVLSAVIIEREQAKTSLEQANADLESKIEARTAELQLAKHYLEEQVQERTASLSQALAELTHTHESLKQAQLQLVQTEKMSSLGQLVAGVAHEINNPIGFIFGNITYTTAYTQDLLDLLELYQTTYDQPTPAIQAKLEEVDLEFLKADLPKTFSSMRAGADRVKQIVLSLRNFSRLDEAAFKPANIHEGIDNALVILDHQLKATNHRSAIQVVKTYGQIPLIECYVGQLNQVFMNILVNAIEAIAPDKQATRTNTSCHALAARTDRPGTKLFDILQTYSVPTIHIDTELQEKSVVIRIADNGPGMTEETLKNIFNPFFTTKPVGQGTGLGLSISYQIITERHQGTLQCHSVLDYGTEFIIQIPR is encoded by the coding sequence ATGAACTCTATCGCAGCCCCTAAGCCCTCTGCATTCATTTATCGACTAGTCGGAACCGCATTAGTCTACTACATTACAGCCAAATTGGGGCAATATCTCGCCATTCCACCTGGCTTTATTACGCCTGTTTACGCCCCCTCTGGCATTGCCGTTGCAGTGCTGTTGTGCTGGGGGGATCAGCTTGCAGTCGGGATATGGATTGCTGCATTAATCGCAGCAGCGTGGCCTCTGTGGGTGAATACGGGCAATGGGGCAATGTCGATGGTGTCAGGATTAGGCATTGCAACGGGTTCTGTTTTGCAAGCATTAGTAGGAGCATGGTTACTTCGCCGCTGGGTTGGAGCAGACCTATTGTTTCAAAAAGCTCAGAACGTCTTCAAGTTTGCGGGAATTGAACTATTCAGCTGCATGATTAGCCCCACCCTTGGAGCCGGAACGATGCTCTTGTGTGGACTCATTTCACCGAATAACTTTCTCAATAGCTGGATCACGTTCTGGCTTGGAGACTACATTGGAGTCTTGGTGATTGCGCCGCTCCTCATTTTGATGTGGCTCGATCGCATTGCAACCTGGCAATGGTTAGGACAAACTTTCAAATCAGCGCAAAAGAATGCATTGGATATTGCATCTATTGCTCGCCTGCTGGTGCACCCAGATCATTCTCCTGAAACTTCTCGACAATTTAAGCAGTTGCGAGAAGTTGGGATTTGGTTAGTGCTGATCTCGATCGTCGGGATTATTGCTTTTGGCATGGCATATCCGATCGAGTATATGGTCGTTCCCTTACTGGTTTGGGCAGCACTACGATTTGGGCAGCGGTTCACAAATTACTCGATTCTCCTAGTTGCTGGACTTGCACTCGCAGGAACAATTCACGGAACTAGTTCTTTTAATCGCAGCACGCTGAACGAGACATTGTTGTTGCTGCAAGCCTTTATTGGTGCAATCACCTTGATGATGCTAGTGCTCTCTGCTGTGATCATAGAACGAGAACAAGCAAAAACTAGCCTTGAACAAGCAAATGCCGACCTCGAATCTAAAATTGAGGCTCGAACAGCAGAACTACAATTAGCAAAACATTATCTCGAAGAGCAAGTCCAAGAACGTACAGCCAGTCTGAGCCAAGCATTAGCCGAACTGACTCATACGCACGAAAGTCTCAAGCAAGCTCAATTACAGCTCGTGCAAACCGAGAAGATGTCTTCTCTCGGTCAATTGGTTGCTGGAGTCGCCCACGAGATTAATAATCCGATTGGTTTCATCTTCGGCAACATTACTTACACGACCGCTTATACACAAGATTTACTCGATCTGTTGGAGCTTTACCAGACGACTTATGATCAACCGACACCCGCGATTCAAGCCAAACTTGAAGAGGTCGATCTAGAATTTCTCAAAGCTGATCTCCCCAAAACGTTCTCATCAATGCGAGCTGGGGCAGACCGAGTTAAGCAGATTGTTCTGTCTTTGCGTAACTTCTCCCGTTTAGACGAAGCAGCTTTCAAACCCGCTAATATTCATGAAGGCATCGATAATGCGCTCGTCATTCTAGACCATCAATTAAAAGCAACAAATCATCGCTCTGCGATTCAAGTCGTCAAGACTTACGGACAGATTCCCCTCATCGAGTGCTATGTCGGTCAACTCAACCAGGTCTTCATGAATATCTTGGTCAACGCGATCGAAGCAATTGCACCTGATAAGCAAGCAACTCGCACCAACACATCTTGTCATGCACTCGCAGCACGGACAGACAGACCAGGCACGAAGCTATTCGATATACTCCAGACTTATTCTGTTCCAACCATTCACATCGATACGGAACTGCAAGAAAAGTCTGTTGTCATTCGCATCGCTGATAACGGACCAGGGATGACGGAAGAAACCCTCAAAAATATCTTTAATCCATTTTTCACGACTAAACCTGTGGGTCAAGGCACTGGCTTAGGTCTATCGATTAGCTATCAAATCATTACCGAACGGCATCAGGGCACTTTGCAATGCCATTCGGTGCTGGATTATGGGACAGAGTTTATCATTCAGATTCCGCGCTAA
- a CDS encoding nuclear transport factor 2 family protein: MEMKPPLPPFTLETAKAKIQAAEDAWNTRDPDRVALAYTEDSQWRNRAEFLSGREEIRAFLRRKWNKELDYRLKKELWSFTENRISVKFAYEWHDDSGQWYRSYGNEQWEFAENGLMRRREASINDLPIQESDRQFRWER; this comes from the coding sequence ATGGAAATGAAACCGCCTTTACCTCCTTTCACCTTAGAAACTGCAAAAGCAAAAATTCAAGCGGCGGAGGATGCTTGGAATACCCGCGACCCCGATCGCGTTGCACTGGCTTATACTGAAGATTCGCAATGGCGGAATCGAGCAGAATTTTTGAGCGGACGAGAAGAAATTCGAGCGTTTCTCAGACGCAAATGGAACAAAGAATTGGACTATCGGCTGAAAAAAGAACTGTGGAGCTTCACCGAAAATCGTATCTCTGTCAAATTCGCCTACGAATGGCATGACGATTCTGGGCAATGGTATCGCTCTTATGGCAATGAGCAATGGGAGTTTGCAGAAAATGGGCTGATGCGACGACGAGAAGCCAGTATTAATGATTTACCCATTCAAGAATCCGATCGACAATTTCGTTGGGAACGTTGA
- the nadB gene encoding L-aspartate oxidase, with the protein MLQSAYDVLVVGAGAAGLYTALCLPSQYRVGLITKDSVARSASDWAQGGIAAVIDPQDSTDLHIADTLSAGAGLCDVDAVTFLVEHAADCIHNLVDLGVAFDRHHNQLALTLEAAHSRRRVLHAADTTGRAVVSVLAERVLERENIQTLDQTFVLDIWLDEQNRCQGVCLIHHSQVHWIRAQAVILATGGGGQVFAQTTNPAVSTGDGVAIAHRAGALLRDLEFVQFHPTALTKPGAPRFLISEAVRGEGAHLVDRTGHRFAFDYHPAGELAPRDVVSRAIFNHIQKTESDPASANVFLDLRPIPVETIQHRFPNIIQVCQKWGVDVFKEPIPVAPAAHYWMGGIGTDVENRTSIENLYAVGETASTGVHGANRLASNSLLECLVFGAQFRSLQLEPISAQTVAEIDSIADVEFTSIEQLRAALPRLVWQSAGISRDQKTLESAIAQIELWQHDFLQLPLSQVLIHLKPQQAVKLQVSASELRDWGELYNLLDVAHLILKSAHLRTESRGGHYRSDFPDTLSEWQVHTIVQGEKWSTAPIRH; encoded by the coding sequence ATGTTGCAGTCTGCGTATGATGTGCTGGTGGTTGGAGCGGGGGCGGCTGGTTTATATACGGCGCTCTGTTTGCCGTCTCAATATCGGGTGGGGCTGATTACCAAAGATTCGGTAGCACGCTCGGCGAGTGATTGGGCACAAGGCGGCATTGCGGCGGTGATCGATCCTCAAGATTCAACCGATTTGCACATTGCGGATACGCTCTCGGCAGGGGCAGGGCTGTGTGATGTCGATGCCGTGACGTTTCTGGTGGAGCACGCAGCAGACTGTATTCACAATTTGGTGGATTTGGGGGTGGCATTCGATCGACATCACAATCAGTTGGCGCTGACGTTAGAGGCGGCACATTCTCGACGGCGAGTGCTACATGCCGCAGATACAACGGGTCGTGCGGTGGTGAGCGTTTTGGCAGAGCGAGTGCTGGAACGCGAAAATATTCAGACCTTGGATCAAACGTTTGTTTTAGATATTTGGTTGGATGAGCAAAATCGCTGTCAGGGCGTTTGCTTGATTCACCATTCACAAGTGCATTGGATTCGCGCTCAGGCTGTGATTTTGGCAACAGGCGGAGGTGGACAGGTTTTTGCTCAGACGACAAATCCGGCAGTCAGTACAGGCGATGGAGTGGCGATCGCGCATCGAGCCGGAGCGCTGCTGCGCGATCTAGAATTTGTGCAATTTCATCCGACGGCTTTGACGAAACCAGGCGCACCAAGATTTTTGATTAGCGAAGCGGTGCGAGGCGAAGGAGCGCATTTAGTCGATCGAACAGGACATCGATTTGCGTTTGATTACCATCCAGCCGGGGAATTAGCGCCGCGCGATGTGGTGAGCCGGGCGATTTTTAATCACATTCAGAAAACGGAATCTGATCCGGCGAGTGCCAATGTATTTCTCGATTTGCGTCCCATTCCCGTTGAAACGATTCAGCATCGCTTTCCAAATATCATTCAAGTCTGCCAAAAATGGGGGGTAGATGTTTTCAAAGAACCGATTCCGGTTGCTCCGGCGGCGCATTATTGGATGGGCGGCATTGGGACGGATGTGGAGAATCGAACCTCGATCGAGAATTTATATGCAGTGGGTGAAACTGCCAGTACTGGAGTTCATGGCGCAAATCGTTTAGCCAGTAATTCGCTGCTAGAGTGTTTGGTGTTTGGCGCACAATTTCGATCGCTCCAACTCGAACCAATCTCAGCCCAGACCGTTGCAGAGATCGACTCGATCGCAGATGTAGAATTTACCTCGATCGAGCAACTTCGGGCTGCCTTGCCGCGATTAGTGTGGCAGAGTGCAGGCATTTCGCGAGACCAGAAGACTTTAGAAAGCGCGATCGCTCAAATCGAACTCTGGCAGCATGACTTTTTGCAGCTTCCGCTGAGTCAAGTCTTAATCCATCTCAAACCGCAACAGGCAGTGAAACTCCAGGTTTCAGCATCAGAATTGCGGGATTGGGGAGAGTTATACAACTTACTCGATGTCGCGCATTTGATTTTGAAAAGTGCCCACTTGAGAACGGAAAGTCGGGGCGGACATTATCGATCGGACTTTCCCGATACTTTGAGTGAATGGCAAGTGCATACGATCGTGCAGGGGGAGAAATGGTCTACTGCTCCAATTCGGCACTAG
- a CDS encoding DUF2839 domain-containing protein encodes MGEAKRRKEALGEEYGKEQKIAPWLPVTKTQTQKFMNWTTTGAWTGIILLVVAWLVIRFVGPAAGWWAVN; translated from the coding sequence ATGGGAGAAGCAAAACGTCGTAAAGAAGCGCTGGGTGAAGAGTATGGCAAAGAGCAAAAGATTGCTCCCTGGCTGCCAGTCACAAAGACTCAAACCCAAAAATTTATGAATTGGACAACGACGGGGGCATGGACTGGAATTATCCTGCTCGTTGTGGCGTGGCTCGTGATTCGATTTGTCGGTCCGGCAGCAGGCTGGTGGGCCGTGAATTAA
- a CDS encoding urease accessory protein UreH domain-containing protein: MLDLLLMASVGFLGSFGHCLGMCSPLTVAFSLSNDRTSRFAQLRFNLLLNAGRVMSYTLVGAAIGALGSVLIAGGQLAGIDSALRRGLAIVTGLLLIWFGLANINPTWLPQVPILHPIQGKLHDRLSQRLGDFSRSRKWWTPAILGLVWGLIPCGFLYAAQIKAAETGNALQGALTMLAFGGGTAPMMISTGLFAGALSRDRRSQLFKLAGWITLTIGLLTLFRSSDMVDYTGHAALICLMVALIARPISRIWAAPLRYRRALGVGAFVLSCAHMGHFLDHTFNWNIYAIAFLLPNQQIGMWAGIIALGLMIPLALTSFDFAVAKLGTAWRKIHLVSIPVLILAVIHTSLTGSNYLGEINSDFIHRFRVGILIFLVITVLLIRLQIFWSLFSLEKFYAASKR; this comes from the coding sequence ATGTTAGATCTCTTGTTAATGGCTAGTGTTGGGTTTTTGGGCAGCTTCGGGCATTGTCTGGGCATGTGTAGTCCGCTTACCGTTGCATTCTCGCTGTCGAACGATCGCACTTCTCGCTTTGCGCAATTGAGATTCAATCTTCTCTTGAATGCTGGACGGGTGATGAGCTACACCCTAGTCGGAGCCGCGATCGGGGCGCTTGGATCGGTGCTGATCGCGGGTGGACAACTGGCTGGGATTGATAGTGCCTTGAGACGAGGACTCGCGATCGTGACCGGGTTACTGCTCATTTGGTTTGGTCTTGCGAATATCAATCCAACTTGGCTGCCGCAAGTTCCGATTCTGCATCCAATTCAGGGAAAATTGCACGATCGCTTGAGTCAACGCTTGGGCGACTTTTCACGATCGCGAAAATGGTGGACTCCGGCAATCCTTGGTCTAGTTTGGGGGCTGATTCCCTGCGGATTTCTCTATGCGGCACAGATTAAAGCCGCAGAAACTGGCAATGCCTTACAAGGCGCACTGACGATGCTGGCATTTGGCGGAGGAACTGCGCCAATGATGATTAGCACTGGATTATTTGCGGGGGCATTGAGTCGCGATCGCCGAAGTCAACTGTTTAAATTAGCGGGTTGGATAACTTTGACGATCGGTCTTTTGACCTTGTTTAGAAGTAGCGATATGGTGGACTACACCGGACATGCTGCTTTAATTTGTTTAATGGTCGCGCTGATTGCGCGACCGATTAGTCGGATTTGGGCGGCTCCGTTGCGGTATCGGCGAGCGTTAGGCGTGGGTGCATTTGTGCTGTCCTGTGCGCATATGGGACATTTTTTGGATCACACGTTTAACTGGAATATTTATGCGATCGCATTTCTGCTTCCCAATCAACAAATTGGAATGTGGGCAGGGATAATTGCATTGGGGTTGATGATTCCCCTAGCGTTGACAAGTTTCGATTTTGCTGTTGCTAAATTAGGCACGGCATGGCGAAAAATCCATCTCGTTAGCATTCCTGTCTTAATTCTCGCTGTGATTCACACAAGCCTTACGGGATCGAATTACCTGGGTGAAATTAACTCTGATTTTATTCATCGCTTCCGAGTCGGAATTTTAATCTTTCTTGTGATTACAGTCTTATTGATTCGACTACAAATTTTTTGGTCGCTCTTCTCTTTAGAAAAGTTCTATGCTGCATCTAAACGATAA
- a CDS encoding Rpn family recombination-promoting nuclease/putative transposase, with amino-acid sequence MRRDPLFYKLFQQSPVLLFELLETRPANAAEYRFDSVAVKEPKFEIDGVFLPPESDESGIVYFCEIQFQKDEKLYERLFSESSLYFYQNSSRFSDWQAVVIYPSRSLEQSKQYPHRSLLNGEQVHRIYLDELGDVQSLPLLVAALVLTIKPEAEAPQFARNLLVRAEQEPLTLSERNDIIDIVTAIMVYKFSTLSRAEVRAMIGINLSEEPRAIREAKEEGREEQTIALVSRQLTRRLQQELPESVRSQLTTLPLPILEDLSEALLDFTSLADLENWLSEHCA; translated from the coding sequence ATGCGGCGCGATCCCCTTTTCTACAAACTGTTTCAGCAATCTCCAGTCCTATTATTTGAGTTGCTTGAGACTCGACCCGCGAATGCAGCAGAGTATCGATTTGATTCTGTTGCAGTCAAAGAGCCGAAATTTGAAATTGATGGCGTATTTCTGCCGCCTGAATCTGATGAATCTGGCATTGTCTATTTCTGCGAAATTCAATTCCAGAAAGACGAGAAACTCTATGAACGCCTATTTAGCGAATCGTCGCTGTATTTTTATCAAAACAGTTCTCGCTTCTCAGATTGGCAAGCGGTGGTGATTTATCCCTCACGAAGTTTAGAGCAAAGCAAGCAGTATCCTCACCGTTCCCTCTTAAACGGCGAGCAAGTTCATCGCATTTACCTTGATGAATTAGGCGATGTGCAATCTTTGCCGCTGCTCGTTGCCGCCTTGGTTCTGACGATCAAACCAGAAGCCGAAGCTCCTCAATTTGCTCGAAACTTATTAGTTCGAGCCGAGCAAGAACCACTAACGCTGAGCGAGAGAAACGACATAATAGATATCGTGACCGCGATCATGGTTTACAAGTTTTCAACCTTAAGTCGAGCAGAGGTCAGAGCAATGATCGGAATCAATTTATCTGAAGAACCCCGTGCGATTCGAGAAGCGAAAGAAGAAGGGCGCGAAGAGCAGACGATCGCGCTTGTTTCCCGACAATTAACCCGACGACTCCAGCAAGAGCTTCCTGAATCAGTTCGCTCTCAACTCACAACGCTCCCGCTCCCCATTCTTGAAGACCTGAGTGAAGCCTTACTCGATTTCACAAGCTTGGCAGATTTAGAGAATTGGCTCTCAGAACATTGCGCCTAG
- a CDS encoding succinate dehydrogenase/fumarate reductase flavoprotein subunit, which produces MIDHDVIIVGGGLAGSRAALEIVRTNPSLSIAVVAKTHPIRSHSVAAQGGMAASLKNVDDTDSWEAHAFDTVKGSDYLADQDAVAILTQEAPDVVIDLEHMGVLFSRLADGRIAQRAFGGHSHNRTCYAADKTGHAILHELICNLMKYGVKIYEEWYVMRLILEDGQAKGVVMYHLLSGHIEVVRAKAVMFATGGYGRVYNTTSNDYASTGDGLAMTAMAGLPLEDMEFVQFHPTGLYPVGVLISEAVRGEGAYLINSDGDRFMANYAPSRMELAPRDITSRAIVSEVRAGRGVKPDGSPGGPYVYLDLRHMGKEKIMSRVPFCWEEAHRLVGVDAVTEPMPVRPTVHYCMGGIPVNTDGRVRASADELVDGFFAAGETSCVSVHGANRLGSNSLLECVVYGRRTGASIAKFVQGRKAPDLNADHYITEAQAQIQGLFNQSGQYRIHEIRQAYQDCMTEHCGVFRTDEVMQAGLLQLRELQQKYSQIRLDDRGTSWNTELIEALELRSLFVVGEMILFSAINRKESRGSHFREDYQQRDDAAFLKHTLAYYSAAGIDINYLPVVINQFEPQERKY; this is translated from the coding sequence ATGATTGATCACGATGTCATTATTGTTGGGGGCGGGCTGGCTGGATCACGTGCAGCGCTGGAAATTGTCCGCACCAATCCTAGTCTCAGCATCGCCGTTGTTGCCAAAACCCACCCGATTCGATCGCACTCGGTTGCCGCACAAGGTGGCATGGCAGCGTCTCTTAAAAACGTCGATGATACTGACTCCTGGGAAGCACATGCCTTTGATACTGTTAAAGGTTCGGACTATTTAGCTGACCAGGATGCAGTCGCAATTTTGACGCAGGAAGCTCCAGATGTCGTGATCGATCTAGAGCATATGGGCGTGCTGTTCTCGCGACTGGCGGATGGTCGAATTGCTCAACGCGCATTCGGCGGACATTCTCACAATCGCACCTGTTACGCAGCCGATAAAACAGGACATGCGATTTTGCATGAATTGATTTGTAACTTGATGAAGTACGGAGTCAAGATCTACGAAGAATGGTACGTGATGCGTCTGATCTTAGAAGACGGTCAGGCGAAAGGGGTGGTGATGTATCACTTGCTCAGCGGACATATCGAAGTCGTTCGCGCCAAAGCCGTGATGTTTGCAACGGGAGGCTATGGACGGGTTTACAACACCACGTCTAACGATTACGCTTCGACAGGTGACGGGTTAGCGATGACTGCGATGGCAGGATTGCCGCTCGAAGACATGGAATTTGTTCAGTTTCATCCGACGGGTTTGTATCCGGTTGGGGTGTTAATTTCTGAAGCTGTTCGGGGTGAAGGGGCGTATCTGATTAACAGCGATGGCGATCGCTTTATGGCAAACTACGCTCCGAGTCGGATGGAGCTTGCCCCACGCGATATTACCTCCCGTGCGATCGTGTCTGAGGTGCGAGCCGGACGTGGCGTTAAACCCGATGGAAGTCCGGGTGGGCCTTATGTTTATCTCGATTTGCGACATATGGGCAAAGAGAAAATCATGAGTCGCGTCCCCTTCTGCTGGGAAGAAGCCCATCGCTTAGTCGGGGTCGATGCAGTGACGGAGCCAATGCCAGTTCGCCCAACGGTGCATTATTGCATGGGCGGTATTCCCGTCAATACAGATGGACGAGTTCGAGCGAGTGCCGACGAGCTAGTCGATGGATTTTTTGCAGCAGGCGAAACGTCTTGCGTCTCGGTGCATGGGGCGAATCGATTAGGCAGTAACTCGCTGTTAGAATGCGTCGTGTATGGGCGGCGAACCGGAGCCTCGATCGCGAAATTTGTCCAAGGTCGGAAAGCTCCGGATCTGAATGCCGATCACTATATCACAGAAGCACAAGCCCAAATTCAAGGCTTATTTAATCAATCTGGACAGTACCGGATTCACGAAATTCGCCAAGCTTATCAAGACTGTATGACCGAGCATTGCGGTGTGTTCCGGACTGATGAAGTCATGCAAGCTGGATTACTCCAACTGCGGGAATTGCAGCAAAAGTATAGTCAGATTCGCCTCGACGATCGGGGAACAAGCTGGAACACGGAATTGATCGAAGCGTTGGAACTGCGATCGCTCTTTGTCGTCGGTGAGATGATTCTGTTCTCGGCGATCAATCGCAAAGAGAGCCGAGGCTCCCATTTTCGCGAAGACTATCAGCAGCGAGACGATGCTGCATTCCTCAAACACACATTAGCTTACTATTCAGCAGCAGGCATTGATATTAACTATCTACCCGTGGTGATTAATCAATTCGAGCCACAAGAGCGGAAGTATTAA
- a CDS encoding tetratricopeptide repeat protein — MTQTVETLFDEGLERYKAGESPETLIPVFKEICDRSRKTGAAWTCLAWLYLLADKPALAFPAAQKAVKLVPQDAQARINLVLAMLDLSKPGVRPHVEMAQQLVFAVEELREEVQQNIEDGLTRKPGWKSMERVKAWLFES; from the coding sequence ATGACTCAAACGGTTGAAACCCTTTTCGATGAAGGATTAGAGCGCTACAAAGCGGGGGAATCTCCTGAAACGTTGATTCCCGTATTTAAAGAAATCTGCGATCGCTCTCGTAAAACGGGCGCAGCTTGGACTTGCTTGGCATGGCTCTATCTTTTGGCAGATAAACCCGCTTTAGCGTTCCCTGCGGCGCAAAAAGCGGTGAAACTTGTGCCACAAGATGCTCAAGCTCGAATTAATTTAGTCTTAGCAATGTTGGACTTGTCTAAACCTGGGGTGAGACCTCATGTTGAAATGGCGCAGCAATTGGTTTTTGCTGTAGAAGAATTGCGCGAAGAAGTTCAGCAAAATATTGAAGATGGATTGACCAGAAAACCAGGTTGGAAAAGTATGGAACGCGTCAAAGCCTGGCTATTTGAGTCTTAA
- the psbU gene encoding photosystem II complex extrinsic protein PsbU, with the protein MKRLIRVLAMVSLVVGCLGWFSQAAVAANLNGVTVLAAEYRNVVEDKMATEFGKKLDLNNTNVRAFRELPGLYPTLAGLIIKYAPYESVEDVLDIPGLNDKQKEVLQSNLDNFVVTEVSKELVEGGDRYNNGIYR; encoded by the coding sequence ATGAAACGTTTGATTCGCGTTTTGGCGATGGTGAGTTTGGTGGTGGGCTGTCTGGGCTGGTTTTCCCAAGCGGCAGTCGCAGCAAACTTGAATGGAGTCACCGTGTTGGCGGCTGAGTACCGCAATGTGGTCGAAGATAAGATGGCAACCGAATTCGGTAAGAAACTTGACCTGAACAATACAAACGTTCGGGCTTTCCGCGAATTGCCAGGGCTATATCCGACTTTGGCGGGATTGATTATTAAATATGCGCCGTATGAATCTGTGGAAGATGTTTTGGATATTCCAGGACTGAACGACAAGCAGAAAGAAGTGCTGCAATCGAATTTGGATAATTTCGTTGTGACCGAAGTGTCTAAAGAACTCGTTGAAGGCGGCGATCGCTATAACAATGGCATTTATCGCTAA